One region of Mucilaginibacter gotjawali genomic DNA includes:
- a CDS encoding helix-turn-helix domain-containing protein — protein MNRQTNPPYRFQSISELHRVLELPKPKHPLISVIDFEKIKCYSEEKLRSVSYNFYCIAIKKKFEGKMKYGQNYYDFDEGLMTFFAPGQVVTTDINYDKILSGWWLVVHPDFIQHTSLAKKIAGYGFFSYAVYEALHLAEDEEVMLEDIIKKIAIESASPADRFSQDVIISYLELFLNYCNRFYNRQFITRKQAGNDVLSRLEELLNEHFTETGEKGLPTVQYLAGELNLSPKYLSDMLKAVTGRNTQQHIHDKLIEKAKDFLSTTSLSVAEIAYRLGFEHPQSLHKLFRARVDESPLEFRQRFN, from the coding sequence ATGAATAGACAAACAAATCCGCCATATAGGTTTCAATCTATATCTGAACTTCATCGTGTACTGGAATTGCCCAAACCAAAACATCCTTTGATAAGCGTTATAGATTTTGAAAAGATAAAGTGCTATTCTGAAGAAAAGCTTCGAAGTGTTTCGTATAACTTCTACTGTATCGCTATCAAAAAAAAATTTGAAGGCAAAATGAAATATGGACAAAATTATTATGATTTTGATGAAGGGTTGATGACTTTTTTTGCCCCCGGCCAGGTAGTGACTACGGATATCAATTATGATAAAATTTTATCCGGCTGGTGGCTAGTAGTTCATCCTGATTTTATCCAGCATACATCTCTTGCCAAAAAAATAGCAGGGTATGGTTTTTTTTCTTATGCAGTATATGAAGCACTGCACCTGGCAGAAGACGAGGAGGTGATGCTGGAAGATATCATTAAAAAAATTGCAATTGAATCTGCTTCTCCAGCGGATCGGTTTAGTCAGGATGTCATCATATCTTACCTGGAGCTGTTTCTGAATTACTGTAACCGTTTTTATAACCGGCAATTTATAACGCGGAAACAAGCCGGTAATGATGTGTTGAGCAGATTGGAAGAATTGCTTAATGAGCACTTCACAGAAACCGGCGAAAAAGGTTTACCTACCGTACAATACCTGGCCGGAGAACTTAACCTGTCGCCCAAATATTTAAGCGATATGCTTAAAGCTGTTACGGGCCGGAACACCCAACAACATATTCATGACAAACTGATCGAAAAAGCCAAAGACTTTCTATCAACCACTTCTTTATCAGTTGCCGAAATCGCCTACCGGTTGGGATTTGAGCATCCGCAATCACTTCATAAACTCTTTCGGGCCAGAGTCGATGAATCTCCACTTGAATTCAGGCAGCGCTTTAATTAA
- a CDS encoding SDR family NAD(P)-dependent oxidoreductase, with protein sequence MKNQKVWYVTGASKGLGLNLVKLLLSNGNKVAATSRNSSAFDKLVAAYPDNLLPLAVDITRDESVKQSISQTIGNFGKLDVVVNNAGYSLVGSIEELSDQEFRETIDVNLFGTVNTIRAAMPHFRKQGSGHFINISSNAGYIGFANAGSYNAAKFAVVGISEALAEESKAFGIKVTVVAPGQFRTSFMDSLAFAENKIAVYKLVEAEKMWREYSGTQRGDPAKLAQVLMDLANHPNPPLHLLAGPDTYQLVTERREKEMQEFADWKDITLSTDFDQ encoded by the coding sequence ATGAAGAATCAAAAAGTATGGTACGTAACCGGTGCGTCTAAAGGATTAGGCCTTAACCTGGTAAAATTACTTTTATCTAACGGCAATAAAGTAGCAGCCACCTCAAGGAATAGTAGTGCTTTTGATAAACTTGTGGCAGCATACCCGGATAATTTATTGCCCTTGGCAGTAGATATTACCCGGGATGAAAGCGTAAAACAAAGCATTAGCCAAACAATTGGTAATTTTGGTAAGCTGGATGTAGTTGTAAATAATGCAGGCTATTCCCTGGTAGGCAGCATAGAAGAATTGAGTGATCAGGAATTTAGGGAAACAATTGATGTAAATTTATTTGGAACTGTTAACACGATTAGAGCGGCCATGCCGCATTTCAGGAAGCAGGGTTCAGGGCATTTTATTAATATATCCTCTAATGCCGGCTATATCGGCTTTGCTAACGCCGGTAGTTATAATGCTGCAAAGTTTGCCGTGGTAGGAATTTCCGAAGCGCTGGCGGAAGAAAGCAAAGCATTTGGGATTAAGGTAACCGTTGTTGCTCCGGGGCAGTTCAGAACCAGTTTTATGGATTCGCTGGCTTTTGCTGAAAATAAAATTGCTGTTTACAAATTGGTCGAGGCGGAAAAAATGTGGCGGGAATATAGCGGCACGCAAAGAGGCGACCCAGCGAAATTAGCACAGGTGTTGATGGATCTGGCTAACCATCCAAATCCTCCCCTTCATCTGCTGGCAGGGCCGGATACCTATCAACTGGTTACTGAACGCCGTGAAAAAGAAATGCAGGAATTTGCGGATTGGAAAGATATAACCTTGTCAACAGATTTTGATCAATAA
- a CDS encoding HAD family hydrolase — protein MILSMQNIKNIIFDYGNVIFGLDFAKSQEAWKELGIDNAHDFYSHKVQDPVFTAFERGDIDAIGFRERIKAITGKPNLTDQQIDHAWNSLLVGIPQGNHELLLNLKSKYRTFLLSNINEIHFDHIMKYLKDDFGFEGNDHLFEKIYYSHLLGKRKPEAEIFEQVLMENKLDPAETLFIDDSPQHIEGAKKLGINTYLMTAPDTIQALFKNDVKG, from the coding sequence ATGATTTTATCTATGCAAAACATCAAAAACATCATATTTGATTATGGAAATGTGATTTTTGGCCTCGATTTCGCCAAAAGCCAGGAGGCCTGGAAAGAATTAGGCATTGACAATGCGCATGATTTCTACAGCCATAAAGTACAGGACCCTGTTTTTACCGCTTTTGAAAGAGGGGATATCGATGCCATTGGCTTCAGGGAACGCATTAAAGCGATCACCGGCAAGCCAAATTTGACTGATCAGCAGATCGACCATGCCTGGAATAGCCTGCTTGTTGGCATTCCGCAGGGTAACCACGAATTACTTTTAAATCTTAAATCGAAATACCGTACCTTTTTATTGAGCAATATCAACGAAATTCACTTCGATCATATCATGAAATACCTGAAAGATGATTTCGGGTTTGAAGGTAATGACCATCTTTTTGAAAAAATATATTATTCACACCTGCTGGGGAAACGCAAACCGGAAGCGGAGATCTTTGAGCAGGTATTAATGGAAAATAAACTTGACCCGGCTGAAACCCTGTTTATTGACGACAGTCCCCAACATATTGAAGGCGCCAAAAAGCTGGGCATCAACACCTATTTAATGACAGCGCCAGACACTATCCAGGCGCTTTTTAAAAATGACGTGAAAGGTTAA
- a CDS encoding collagen-like domain-containing protein has product MKIKITILLLFVITAIASCTKEGAQGPDGATGPKGDAGPAGPVGPSGADGSIIYSGTGTPAANVGVKGDYYLDRSSGNLYGPKTNSGWGGPLGLKGATGAQGATGATGATGATGAAGSTGATGPAGPIGNTGATGAAGSQVYSGNGSPAATLGIAGDYYLDKTNLLLYGPKSTFWGTPVLLRGAQGPQGPIGPAGADGSIIYSGSGAPDAALGKTGDYYFDNTARSLYGPKGRTWGTAISLIGATGATGATGSTGATGATGATGANGNTILSGTGAPSVTIGSTGDFYLDVQTYQFYGPKTTIWGAAVLLRGAQGPQGPVGPAGADGSIIYSGSGAPDIALGKTGDYYFDNTARSLYGPKGRTWGNAVSLVGATGSTGATGSTGATGSTGATGAAGANGNTILNGVGVPVPTLGNDGDFYLDIQTYLLYGPKTGGVWGSGTSLKAASAGGGNVTVFESSPTSVLNWVIGGGSSNTAPSVNYYLRHTKANGDTTSVFTLPDSVANMVNNGIVLVYLHVVNATYSVWVQLAYTTNPTSFSTQYYNYTAYVNALNGVSVKITCDAGSFATLLNVDKVRIVVSPQTATGVLGLSRYAPPLLRTSRQVQTGGTHTTSLQ; this is encoded by the coding sequence ATGAAAATAAAAATTACCATTCTTCTATTGTTTGTTATTACTGCCATTGCTTCATGTACTAAAGAAGGAGCACAAGGCCCAGACGGCGCTACCGGCCCAAAAGGTGATGCGGGCCCCGCCGGGCCTGTTGGTCCTTCTGGTGCTGACGGATCAATCATATACAGCGGCACAGGTACACCCGCCGCAAACGTCGGGGTTAAGGGCGATTATTACCTGGACAGGTCATCCGGAAATTTGTATGGTCCAAAAACGAACAGTGGTTGGGGTGGTCCGCTTGGGTTAAAAGGTGCAACAGGAGCTCAGGGGGCTACCGGAGCCACTGGCGCAACAGGCGCAACCGGAGCGGCAGGATCCACTGGTGCTACAGGCCCAGCCGGCCCCATTGGAAATACGGGCGCGACCGGTGCAGCAGGTAGCCAGGTATATAGTGGCAACGGAAGTCCCGCGGCAACCCTGGGTATCGCCGGTGACTATTACCTTGATAAAACAAATTTACTGCTTTACGGGCCCAAAAGCACATTCTGGGGAACCCCGGTTTTACTCAGAGGTGCACAAGGCCCTCAAGGGCCTATTGGCCCTGCAGGCGCAGATGGGAGTATTATATATAGTGGCAGCGGCGCACCTGATGCTGCGCTTGGTAAAACAGGTGATTACTACTTTGACAATACAGCAAGGTCATTATACGGCCCTAAAGGCAGAACATGGGGTACGGCGATATCACTTATCGGAGCAACAGGAGCTACCGGGGCAACCGGTTCAACTGGCGCCACCGGGGCAACTGGCGCTACGGGTGCCAATGGCAATACAATATTGAGCGGCACAGGGGCACCTTCAGTGACAATAGGCAGCACAGGTGATTTTTACCTTGACGTACAAACTTATCAATTTTATGGCCCTAAAACTACAATATGGGGCGCAGCTGTATTGTTAAGGGGTGCCCAGGGGCCGCAAGGCCCTGTCGGCCCTGCAGGTGCGGATGGCAGTATTATTTACAGTGGTAGTGGCGCGCCTGATATAGCCCTTGGTAAGACCGGTGATTATTATTTTGATAATACAGCAAGATCCCTGTATGGCCCTAAAGGAAGAACCTGGGGCAACGCGGTATCACTTGTGGGCGCCACAGGTTCTACCGGCGCCACAGGTTCTACCGGCGCCACAGGTTCTACCGGGGCCACAGGTGCGGCAGGGGCCAATGGAAATACAATATTGAACGGGGTTGGCGTACCCGTACCAACACTTGGTAACGACGGTGATTTTTACCTTGATATACAAACCTATTTGCTTTACGGGCCCAAAACCGGTGGTGTGTGGGGTTCAGGTACTTCATTAAAAGCAGCAAGCGCCGGCGGTGGCAATGTAACCGTTTTTGAGTCTTCTCCTACTTCAGTCCTCAATTGGGTAATTGGCGGAGGAAGCTCTAATACAGCGCCATCTGTTAATTATTATTTAAGGCACACCAAAGCAAACGGAGATACAACATCTGTATTTACACTGCCCGATTCGGTAGCAAACATGGTAAATAACGGCATTGTGCTGGTTTATTTGCATGTTGTAAATGCCACTTACAGCGTATGGGTGCAGTTGGCTTACACCACAAACCCTACTTCATTTTCCACCCAATACTATAATTATACCGCTTATGTTAACGCCTTAAATGGTGTTAGTGTGAAAATCACTTGTGATGCCGGGTCATTTGCTACACTCCTGAATGTTGACAAGGTACGTATTGTGGTTAGTCCGCAAACAGCGACAGGCGTTTTAGGGCTTTCGAGATATGCGCCGCCGCTTTTACGAACATCCCGACAAGTGCAAACCGGAGGAACTCATACCACTTCGCTCCAATAA